Sequence from the Amycolatopsis sp. NBC_00345 genome:
AGTTCACCGCGGGTGGCCACGACGAGCACGACCCGGTGGCCCTCGGCCGCGGCCCGGGCCAGCGTGCCGCCACAGCCGATGCTCTCGTCGTCGGGGTGGGCGTGGAAGGACAGCAGGGTGGCCACGGCTCAGCCCGCCTGCACCGAGCCCAGGCCCGCCACCTCGTCGAGCGGGTCGCGCCGGCCGCGGCTGAGATCGGACACCGTGCCCTCGCCCGCCGAGCCCTGGGCGGCGAGCAGGTAGCCGCGGCGCCAGACCGTGCAGATGGCCAGCCCGAGCGGCCGGATCCGCCGGCGCAGCCGCATGATCTGCAGGTCGAGCGCGTTGCGCTGCTCGGCGTTGCCGGGCAGGCAGTCCTGCAGCACCTCGCGCGGGACCAGCACGCCGAAGTCCTGGGCCAGCCGGGCCAGCACGCCGGTGCCGACCGGGGAGATCGCCACCGCGCGGCCGCCGTAGCGCAGCACCCCGCCCGCCTCGACGTGCGGGACGGCGTGCACGTCGGCCCGGGCGCGCAGCGCGGCGATCCGGGCCACCAGGTCGGCCTTGCTGACCGGCGGGCGGACCCAGTCCTCCTTGACGTCGGCGGTGATCGGGGGCTCGGCCTTGCCCTCCAGCACGAGCAGGCGCAGCGCGCCCTCCTCGCGGTACCGGTCGAGCACGCTCGCCTCGGCCGGCCAGCGCACCAGCTTCACGTCCTCCACTTGCACCGACACCCTCGACCACTCCCTCGCTCCGGACGGTCCCGTATCACGATTCACTGTACTCAATCATTCCATGGCCGCATCATTCATCCGTAGGAATCTTTTTTGCCCGCTATCATTCACCGATGGTGACTTCGGGTTACCATCAGCACGTGGTAGAGAAGACGACCGAGGTCCCGGCGACGCCCGGCACCGCGCGCCCCCACCAGCGCGGCGGTGCCACCTTCCTGCTCACCCAGCTGGGCACGCACGCGGCGGACCGGTTCGCCGCCCGCACCGCGGAGCTGGGCGTGAGCCCGCCGCAGATCGGGCTGCTCTGGTGGCTGCGGCAGTCCCCCGGGCAGAGCCAGCAGGCGCTGGCCCGGCAGTTCAACATCCAGCCCAGCCGGGTGGTCACCTTCGTCGACGAGCTGGAAGAGCAGGGGCTGGCCGTGCGCGGCAAGGACCCGTACGACCGGCGGGTGCGCACCGTCTCGCTCACCGAGCGCGGCGAGCGGACGATCGACGCGGTCGGGCGGGCGATGGGCGAGCACGAGGACGAGATCACCGCGCCGCTCTCCGCCGACGAGCGGCAGGTGCTGGTCGAACTGCTGGGCCGGCTCGCCGAGCACGCCGAGCTCGGCTCCGGCGTGCACCCCGGCTACCGCAACCTCTCCCCCAAGCACGGCCGCTGACCCTCAGCGCGGCGAGTCGCGCAGCGGCTTGGCGTTGGTCGCGCCCGCCTCGCTACCCGCTTTCGCCGCGGCCTCGCCGTCCGGCTTCCCGCCCGGTCCGCCGGGGCGCTGGGCCCGGCCCGCGCGCAGCAGCGCGAGCGCGGGCAGCACGGCCAGCGCGGCGGCGGCCAGCGGCAGCCAGAACGTCTCGGCGAACGCCGTCGCCAGACCGGGCCGGGCCGACGGCGCCGGCTGGCGGCCCAGCACCTCACCACCGCCGGGCACCAGCGCGGCCGCGCGGGACTGCAGGAACACCGCGAACAGCGCGGTGCCGAGCAGGCCGCCGATCCGCTGCACGATGTTGAGCACCGCCGTGGCGCCCGCCATCGCCTCGCGGCGCAGCGTGCGGTAAGCCGAGGACATCGCCGGGGTGATCGTCAGGCCGACGCCGAGCCCGACCACGAACAGCGCGGCCGACAGCACCACGTAGTCGGAGTCGAGGTCGTCGCGCACGAAGGCCAGGTAGCCGACCGCCATCAGGACCGCGCCGACCAGCACCGAGATGCCCGCCTTGCCCCGGTCGACCAGCCGGCCGCCGAGCTGCATCGACAACGCGGCGCCCACGCCCTGTGGCGCGGTCAGCAGGCCGGCCACGAGCGCGGGTTCACCGCGCAGGGTCTGGTAGTACAGCGGGAGCACGAACATCGCGCCGATCATCGACGCGCCGGAGAGGACGTTGACCAGGTTCGCGGCGGTGAACGAGCCGTCGGTGAACAGCTTGAGGTCCAGCAGCGGCGCCTCGGCTCGCAGGGCGTGCGCGATGAACGCCAGCAGCAGCACCGCGCCGAGGGCGAGCGCGATCGGCACCGTGACCGGCGTCGGCCCTGGCGAGACCATTGTGGACAGTCCGTAGACCAGCAGCGCCAGGCTGGGCGAGAGCAGCGCGAGACCCAGCAGGTCGACCTTGCGGCCGGCGCGGCCGGGGGTGTGCTCGATGAGCTTCATCGACAGCGGCAGCGCGATCAGCCCGATCGGGACGTTGATGAAGAAGATCCACCGCCAGGAGAACGAGTCGATCAGCGCGCCGCCGACCACCGGGCCCAGGATCGGGCCGAGCAGCAGCGGGATGCCGACCAGGCTCATCACCCGGCCGATCCGCTCGCGCCCGGCTGTGCTCGCCAGCAGCGCCTGCCCCGCGGGCAGCACCATGCCGCCGCCGAGCCCCTGCAGGACCCGGAACACGATCAGGCTCTCCACCGACCAGGACAGCCCGCAGAGCACCGAGCCGACCAGGAACAGCACCAGCGAGAACAGCCACAGCCGCTTCCCGCCGAAGCGCTCGGCGGCCCAGCCGGTCAGCGGGATCACCGCGGCGAGCGCGAGCAGGTAGGCGCTGGAGACCCACTGGATCGTCGACAGCGGCGCGTTGAACTGCTCGCCGAGCGCCCGGATGGCGACGCTGACGATCGTGGTGTCGAGCACCGTCATGATCGCGCCGAGGGCGACCACGCCCGCCACCACGAGCACATGGCGCTCCAGTGGCGGTGGCGCGGCCCGGTTGTCAGACATGGGGAACCTTCTCTCCGGTGACGGCGGACGCGACGCGGACGGCGCCTGGGGGTGTGCACAGCCCGCGACAGCCGCCGCCGACTGGGGGGACGGACGGCGGGAACGGGCCGGGTGGAACGCAGTCCGCGTCGCTGGACTGACGCTACGCAGCGCGATCGCCGGTGCGCACCACGCACATCGCCAGTCCCGCGACCGGTAGACTCGACAGTCATGATCCTGGGCCGGTCGCGCGAGCTAGCGGTGATCGGCCGGATGCTCGCCCGGGCGCGCTCGGCGCACGGATCCGGGCTGGTCCTGCGCGGCGAGGCGGGGATCGGGAAGTCCGCGCTGCTGACCGAGGCCGAGGCCTCGGCGGTGGCCGCCGGGATCCGGGTCCTGCGGGTGGTCGGCGTCGAGTCCGAGTCCACCCTCACCTACGCCGCGCTGCACCAGCTGCTGCTCCCGGTGCGCGAGCGGGTCGACCGGCTGCCCGGCCCGCAGGCCGACGCGCTGCGCACCGCGTTCGGGATCGCCGCCGGGCCGCCGACGCAGCCGTTCCTGGTCTCGGTCGCCGCGCTGACCCTGCTGTCCGACCTGGCGATGGAGACACCGCTGCTGATCGCGATCGACGACGCGCAGTGGTGCGACGCGGCGTCGCTGGACGCCTTCGCGTTCGTGGCGCGCCGGCTGGAGGCGGAGTCGATCGCACTGCTGCTGGCCATCCGGGACGGCGCCGGCCGTGATGTCGACGCCGCCGGGCTGGCCGAGTTGCGGCTGCGCGGCCTCGACGACGCCACGGCCGCGGAGCTGCTGGGTGACCGGGTCTCCCCCACGCTGCTGCCCGCGCTGGTGGGCAGCACGGGCGGTAATCCGCTCGCGCTGGTCGAGCTCGCCGACCGGCTGGGCGAGGCCGAAGAGCTGCCGCTGGCGGACCGGCTGGAACAGGCGTTCCTCGAGCGGGTGCGCCGGATCGGGCCGGACGCGGCGACGCTGCTGGTGGCCGCGGCCGCCGGGACCAGCGGGATCGCGGCGGTCGAGCGGGCGGCGGCGTACCTGGGGGTCGACCCGGCCGTGCTGCACTCTCCCGCGGTCGCCGACGTGCTTCGGTTCGAGGACGACGGGCTGGCCTTCCGGCACCCGTTGATGCTTTCGGCGGTGTACGGGTCGGCGCCGCCGGACGCGCTGCGCGCCGTGCACGACGCGCTGGCCCGGGCGCTGGCCGACGACCCCGAGCACGCCGAGCGGCGGACCTGGCACCGGGCGAAGGCGAGCGCGGGCCCGGACGAGGAGGTCGCCGCCGAACTGGAGCGGGCGGCGGGTGAAGCGCTGCACCGCTCGGGCTACCTCGCGGCGGCCGCGGCGATGGAGCGCGCGGCCGAGCTGACCGGCGAACCCGGCGAGCGGGCCCGGCGGTTGACCGGTGCGGCCGACGCCGCGTGGCGCGGCGGCGACACGACCGGGACGCTCGGCCTGCTGGACCGTGTGCACGCCGCGGGCCGGGTCGGGCTGGAGGCCCGCTATCTGCGCGGGTCGGTCGAACTGCGGGCGGGCTCGCCCGCCGAGGCGGTGGCGATCCTGGTGCCCGCGGCGCGCGACGCGGTGGCTGTCGACCCGGCGCTGGCGTTGCGGATCCTTTTGCTGGCAAGGGAAGCGGTGTTCACCGCGGCGCAGCCGGAGGCGATGGACGCGCTGGGGCAGACCCTGCGGCTGCTCCCGGACCTGGACCGGCCCGCCGACCGGCTGGTGGCCTTCCTGCTCGGGGCGTTCCTGCAGCCGCGCGCGGACGCCGAGCAGGCCGGCTCGGTCGCCGCCGCGCTCACCGAGGTCGAGGCCTCCGCGGACCCGGAGCTGCTGCTCGCGGCGGGCGGAATGGCTTGGGCGGTGGGCGAATACGGGCTCTCGACGCGGTTGCGCGGCCGCGCGGTCGCCCGGGCCCGGGCCATGGGCGCGGCCGGGACGCTGGCGCTGACGCTGGAGTACATCGTCCCGGACGAGATCAGCCGCGGCGACTACGCCGCCGCCGAAGCGCTGGCCGACGAGGGCCTGCGGCTGGCCGAGGAGACCGGGCGGCGCAACAGCGCGAGCCTGCACCTGGCCCTGCTCAGCACGGCGACCGGCCTGCGCGGCAAGGAGGCCGAGGCGGGGCGGATGGCCGAGCAGGCGCTGTCGGAGGCCGTCACCCGCAGGCTGGTGAAGGTGGCCGACGTGGCGCAGCGGTCGCTGGGGCTGCTGGCGCTGGCGGGGCGAAGACCGGAGGACGCGCTGGTGGCGTTCGAGAAGCTGGACGGTTCGGGCCTGGTGCCCGGCAGCCCGGTGATGGCGGTGAGCGCGGCGCCCGACCACATCGAGGCCGCCGTCCGCGCGGGCACCCCGGCGGTCGGCGAACGGCTGGTGGGGCGGTACCTGACGTGGGCCCGGGCGGTGGGCTCGGCCGAGCTGGGCGCGCTGGCCGCGCGGAGCCAGGCGTTGCTGGCGGGCTCGGCGGTGGAGGCGGAGAAGCACTACGCGGAGGCCTTGCGCCTGCACGCGCTGGCCGACCGCCCGTTCGACCACGCCCGGACGGAGCTGCTGTACGGGGAGTTCCTGCGCCGGGACCGGCAGCGGGCGCGGGCCCGGGGCTACCTGCGCTCCGCGATGGACGCCTTCACCCGGCTGGGCACGCCGGTGTGGGCGGAACGGGCCCGCACGGAGCTGCGCGCGGCGGGCGAGACGGTGGGCGGGGCGGCCCCGGGGCTGACCGAAGGCCTTACGCCCCAAGAACTCCAGGTCGCCCGCGCGGTGGCGCGCGGGGACACCAACCGCGAGGTGGCCGCAGAGCTGTTCATCAGCCCCCGCACGGTGGACTACCACCTTCGCAAGGTGTTCCGGAAGCTCGGCATCTCCTCGCGCCGCGACCTGATGAAGCTGGACCTCGGCGCGGAGTCCCGGTGACCGGTCGGGCGGGCCGGTGGCCGCGCCCGACCGGGTGCGTCACAGGTCCGCGGTGGGCGTGACGCGATCGGTGTGGATCAGCGCGTCGAACCAGTCGCGGGGGGTGCCGCCGGTCAGCCAGTACTGGTCGGCCGGGATGTCGGGGGCGGCCACCGAGCCGATGACCCGGGAGCGGGACTCGGTGTCCAGCCACGACCGCACCACGGGCGGTGCTTCCCCGGTCAGCGCGACCAGGTACGCCGGGTGGCCGACCAGCCCCAGCGGGGTCTCGGCGAAGTCGGCCGGCTGCGCGGGGGCCGGCACCACCCGGCGCTGGAACGGCGGGAGCCCCCAGCCGGAGACGACCTCGCCCCCGGTGAAGGTCAGCCCCAGCGAGACGTAGGCCGCGCCGAAGTGCTCGCTCAGGTGGTGGCCGGTCGGGACGAAGGTGATGATTCCCTTGGGGGGAATGGAGATCGTCACCTCCGGGGAGCGGACGCTGTGCGCCGTGGTGGACCAGTAGGCGATGCGGTGGCCGGTGTGCTCGT
This genomic interval carries:
- a CDS encoding helix-turn-helix domain-containing protein yields the protein MSVQVEDVKLVRWPAEASVLDRYREEGALRLLVLEGKAEPPITADVKEDWVRPPVSKADLVARIAALRARADVHAVPHVEAGGVLRYGGRAVAISPVGTGVLARLAQDFGVLVPREVLQDCLPGNAEQRNALDLQIMRLRRRIRPLGLAICTVWRRGYLLAAQGSAGEGTVSDLSRGRRDPLDEVAGLGSVQAG
- a CDS encoding MDR family MFS transporter, with the translated sequence MSDNRAAPPPLERHVLVVAGVVALGAIMTVLDTTIVSVAIRALGEQFNAPLSTIQWVSSAYLLALAAVIPLTGWAAERFGGKRLWLFSLVLFLVGSVLCGLSWSVESLIVFRVLQGLGGGMVLPAGQALLASTAGRERIGRVMSLVGIPLLLGPILGPVVGGALIDSFSWRWIFFINVPIGLIALPLSMKLIEHTPGRAGRKVDLLGLALLSPSLALLVYGLSTMVSPGPTPVTVPIALALGAVLLLAFIAHALRAEAPLLDLKLFTDGSFTAANLVNVLSGASMIGAMFVLPLYYQTLRGEPALVAGLLTAPQGVGAALSMQLGGRLVDRGKAGISVLVGAVLMAVGYLAFVRDDLDSDYVVLSAALFVVGLGVGLTITPAMSSAYRTLRREAMAGATAVLNIVQRIGGLLGTALFAVFLQSRAAALVPGGGEVLGRQPAPSARPGLATAFAETFWLPLAAAALAVLPALALLRAGRAQRPGGPGGKPDGEAAAKAGSEAGATNAKPLRDSPR
- a CDS encoding helix-turn-helix transcriptional regulator; this translates as MILGRSRELAVIGRMLARARSAHGSGLVLRGEAGIGKSALLTEAEASAVAAGIRVLRVVGVESESTLTYAALHQLLLPVRERVDRLPGPQADALRTAFGIAAGPPTQPFLVSVAALTLLSDLAMETPLLIAIDDAQWCDAASLDAFAFVARRLEAESIALLLAIRDGAGRDVDAAGLAELRLRGLDDATAAELLGDRVSPTLLPALVGSTGGNPLALVELADRLGEAEELPLADRLEQAFLERVRRIGPDAATLLVAAAAGTSGIAAVERAAAYLGVDPAVLHSPAVADVLRFEDDGLAFRHPLMLSAVYGSAPPDALRAVHDALARALADDPEHAERRTWHRAKASAGPDEEVAAELERAAGEALHRSGYLAAAAAMERAAELTGEPGERARRLTGAADAAWRGGDTTGTLGLLDRVHAAGRVGLEARYLRGSVELRAGSPAEAVAILVPAARDAVAVDPALALRILLLAREAVFTAAQPEAMDALGQTLRLLPDLDRPADRLVAFLLGAFLQPRADAEQAGSVAAALTEVEASADPELLLAAGGMAWAVGEYGLSTRLRGRAVARARAMGAAGTLALTLEYIVPDEISRGDYAAAEALADEGLRLAEETGRRNSASLHLALLSTATGLRGKEAEAGRMAEQALSEAVTRRLVKVADVAQRSLGLLALAGRRPEDALVAFEKLDGSGLVPGSPVMAVSAAPDHIEAAVRAGTPAVGERLVGRYLTWARAVGSAELGALAARSQALLAGSAVEAEKHYAEALRLHALADRPFDHARTELLYGEFLRRDRQRARARGYLRSAMDAFTRLGTPVWAERARTELRAAGETVGGAAPGLTEGLTPQELQVARAVARGDTNREVAAELFISPRTVDYHLRKVFRKLGISSRRDLMKLDLGAESR
- a CDS encoding MarR family winged helix-turn-helix transcriptional regulator; this encodes MVEKTTEVPATPGTARPHQRGGATFLLTQLGTHAADRFAARTAELGVSPPQIGLLWWLRQSPGQSQQALARQFNIQPSRVVTFVDELEEQGLAVRGKDPYDRRVRTVSLTERGERTIDAVGRAMGEHEDEITAPLSADERQVLVELLGRLAEHAELGSGVHPGYRNLSPKHGR